One segment of Arthrobacter sp. MMS18-M83 DNA contains the following:
- the pcrA gene encoding DNA helicase PcrA: MDMLFDPYADGPFKVASKAATKAAPAMLSRAGGGMPDFERGLPDASGQLGHDAGSGAPGDGAPGPGAPGGRASGGVSWGGTPGGDAASGGHGRGHSGLPSAEALLQGLNPQQEEAVKHAGSPLLIVAGAGSGKTRVLSNRIAYLIATGRAHHGEILAITFTNKAAAEMRERIEALVGGRAKTMWISTFHSSCVRILRREAANVGLNSNFSIYDSADSLRLITLVAKNLDIDPKKFAPKAIQHKISALKNELIDDDAFASSANYNEPFEQAVAEVFKGYTQRLRQANAMDFDDLIAQTVYMFRAFPALAESYRRRFRHVLVDEYQDTNHAQYALVREIVGEGPHASELTVVGDSDQSIYAFRGADIRNIVEFENDYPEARTIKLEQNYRSTQNILSAANSVISRNPNRPDKKLWTAEGDGEKIIGYVGENEHDEAQFIAKEIDRLQDEDGLRPGDVAIFYRTNAQSRSIEDVLVRVGLPYKVVGGTRFYERKEIKDALAYLRVLVNPDDDVNLRRVLNEPKRGIGDRAEGAVAALAERERTSFMAAARKADQAPGMATRSVNAVLGFVKLLDDLAEVASGSGAAAALEAVLEQTGYLAGLRASTDPQDESRVENLAELVAVVREYERDNPEGSLGEFLEQVSLVADADQIPDAPEGSSEDAAAAVAEAKRMGVVTLMTLHTAKGLEFPVVFLTGMEHGLFPHQRSATDPKELAEERRLAYVGLTRARKRLYVTRSEVRSMWGQSQYNPASQFLEEIPNELVEWKREGTSRQVSGWGNAPIGSGRYGGSFWGAGTSRGAAASPTAGFNADVPAAVARNRVQPQKEVVAVVVGDKVNHTSFGNGTVIGVEGAGDKTVAKVKFDVGEKRLLLRYAPLTKLDS, translated from the coding sequence ATGGATATGTTGTTTGACCCGTACGCGGATGGCCCTTTCAAAGTTGCCAGCAAAGCTGCCACCAAGGCCGCCCCTGCCATGCTTTCGCGCGCCGGAGGTGGGATGCCGGACTTCGAACGAGGCTTGCCCGACGCCAGCGGCCAGCTTGGGCACGACGCCGGATCCGGTGCGCCCGGTGACGGTGCGCCCGGACCCGGTGCACCCGGTGGTCGCGCGTCCGGCGGAGTGTCCTGGGGCGGTACGCCCGGCGGTGATGCGGCCAGTGGTGGACACGGTCGGGGCCACTCGGGCCTGCCGTCCGCCGAGGCACTGCTTCAGGGGTTGAACCCGCAGCAAGAGGAAGCCGTCAAACATGCCGGCAGCCCTTTGCTGATCGTGGCCGGCGCAGGTTCGGGCAAAACCCGCGTGCTATCAAACCGCATTGCCTACTTGATCGCCACGGGTCGGGCCCATCACGGCGAGATCCTGGCCATCACGTTCACCAACAAGGCAGCCGCGGAAATGCGGGAACGCATCGAAGCCTTGGTAGGCGGCCGCGCCAAAACCATGTGGATCTCCACCTTCCACTCCTCCTGCGTGCGCATCCTGCGCCGGGAGGCTGCCAACGTCGGGCTAAACTCCAACTTCTCCATCTACGATTCCGCCGACTCCCTGCGGCTCATCACGCTCGTCGCCAAGAACCTGGACATCGACCCCAAGAAGTTCGCCCCCAAGGCCATCCAGCACAAGATCTCGGCCCTCAAAAACGAGCTCATCGACGACGACGCGTTCGCCTCCAGCGCCAACTACAACGAACCCTTCGAGCAGGCCGTGGCCGAGGTTTTCAAGGGCTACACCCAGCGCCTGCGCCAGGCCAACGCCATGGACTTCGACGACCTCATCGCGCAGACCGTCTACATGTTCCGTGCCTTCCCCGCGCTCGCAGAGTCCTATCGCCGCCGTTTCCGGCACGTCCTCGTGGACGAATACCAGGACACCAACCATGCCCAGTACGCCTTGGTCCGCGAAATCGTCGGCGAGGGTCCCCACGCGAGCGAGCTCACCGTCGTCGGCGACTCGGACCAATCCATCTACGCCTTCCGTGGTGCGGACATCCGCAACATCGTCGAATTCGAGAACGACTACCCGGAAGCCCGCACCATCAAGCTGGAGCAGAACTACCGTTCCACGCAGAACATCCTGAGTGCGGCGAACTCCGTTATTTCACGCAACCCGAACCGTCCGGATAAGAAACTTTGGACGGCCGAAGGCGACGGCGAGAAGATCATCGGCTACGTGGGGGAGAACGAGCACGACGAGGCCCAGTTCATCGCCAAGGAAATCGACCGGCTCCAGGACGAGGACGGACTGCGTCCCGGCGATGTCGCCATCTTCTACCGCACGAATGCCCAGTCCCGCTCCATTGAAGACGTCTTGGTCCGCGTGGGCCTGCCGTACAAAGTGGTAGGTGGCACCCGATTCTACGAACGCAAGGAAATCAAGGACGCCCTCGCGTACCTTCGCGTCCTGGTGAACCCGGACGACGACGTCAATTTGCGTCGCGTCCTCAACGAACCCAAGCGGGGGATCGGCGACCGCGCCGAGGGCGCCGTGGCGGCTTTGGCCGAGCGTGAGCGCACCTCGTTCATGGCGGCGGCGCGCAAGGCGGACCAGGCTCCCGGCATGGCCACCCGCTCCGTGAACGCGGTCCTGGGCTTCGTGAAGCTCCTGGATGACCTAGCCGAGGTGGCTTCCGGATCGGGGGCTGCGGCCGCCCTTGAGGCCGTCCTCGAACAAACCGGGTACCTTGCGGGGCTTCGCGCCAGTACGGACCCGCAGGACGAATCGCGCGTGGAAAACCTCGCCGAATTGGTGGCCGTGGTGCGCGAATACGAGCGTGACAACCCCGAAGGCTCGCTGGGGGAGTTCCTTGAGCAAGTCTCGCTCGTGGCCGACGCCGACCAAATCCCGGACGCCCCGGAGGGATCCTCCGAGGACGCAGCCGCCGCAGTGGCAGAGGCCAAGCGGATGGGCGTGGTCACGCTTATGACCCTCCACACGGCCAAGGGCCTGGAATTCCCGGTGGTCTTCCTGACCGGCATGGAACACGGGCTCTTCCCGCATCAGCGCTCCGCAACGGACCCCAAGGAACTGGCAGAAGAGCGCCGCCTGGCCTATGTGGGCCTTACCCGTGCCCGGAAGCGCCTGTACGTGACCCGCTCAGAAGTCCGCAGCATGTGGGGCCAGAGCCAATACAACCCCGCCAGCCAGTTCCTTGAGGAGATCCCGAACGAACTCGTGGAGTGGAAGCGCGAAGGCACCTCCCGCCAGGTCAGCGGCTGGGGCAACGCGCCCATCGGTTCCGGGCGTTACGGCGGTTCCTTCTGGGGTGCGGGCACCTCCCGCGGGGCCGCCGCTAGCCCAACTGCCGGCTTCAACGCCGACGTGCCTGCCGCCGTCGCACGCAACCGTGTCCAGCCGCAAAAGGAAGTGGTGGCCGTCGTCGTGGGGGACAAAGTGAACCACACCAGCTTCGGCAACGGCACCGTGATCGGCGTCGAGGGCGCCGGTGACAAGACTGTGGCGAAGGTGAAGTTCGACGTCGGGGAGAAGCGACTCCTGTTGCGTTACGCGCCGCTGACCAAACTGGATTCCTAG
- a CDS encoding inositol monophosphatase family protein, which translates to MTTGRHSATELDPSLDDYELAAALVREAGQLALLMRMGGLQGERKTSVSDVVTAADHAAEAYVLEQLRRCRPDDGILGEEGSSVAGTSGRMWVIDPVDGTYNFLHGSTYWCSAIALKHERPASHGVASDPDVILGAIYQPELDKLWIGGEGHPAVLNDERISGPSGADLSELGAATYIHPKWLADPRAAMPWHAAAVSTASLRMFGSGSCDLGRVADGELGCWFQHSCPEWDWLPGKAIVRAAGGDTDVVRVNGLDWFIAGGATAVRELRVALTSVPQLM; encoded by the coding sequence ATGACCACAGGCAGGCACTCCGCCACAGAACTTGACCCATCGCTGGACGACTACGAACTGGCTGCTGCCCTGGTCCGGGAAGCCGGGCAACTTGCCCTGCTGATGCGGATGGGCGGGTTGCAGGGAGAACGCAAGACCTCGGTTTCGGACGTGGTGACCGCCGCGGACCATGCGGCCGAGGCCTATGTCCTTGAGCAACTGCGCCGCTGCCGTCCGGACGACGGCATCCTTGGCGAAGAGGGAAGCTCGGTGGCAGGAACCAGCGGCCGCATGTGGGTGATCGACCCTGTGGACGGTACCTACAATTTCCTGCACGGCTCCACGTACTGGTGCTCGGCGATCGCCTTGAAGCACGAGCGGCCGGCATCGCACGGTGTCGCCTCGGATCCCGACGTCATCCTCGGAGCCATCTACCAGCCCGAGTTGGACAAGCTCTGGATTGGCGGGGAAGGCCACCCCGCAGTGCTCAACGATGAACGGATCTCCGGACCGTCGGGGGCGGACCTCAGTGAACTCGGCGCCGCTACCTACATCCACCCCAAGTGGCTGGCCGATCCCCGCGCTGCGATGCCATGGCACGCCGCAGCGGTGTCCACAGCCTCGCTGCGCATGTTCGGATCCGGCTCCTGCGATCTCGGCAGGGTGGCCGACGGTGAACTGGGCTGCTGGTTCCAACACAGCTGCCCCGAGTGGGACTGGCTCCCCGGCAAGGCGATCGTCCGCGCGGCCGGCGGGGACACCGACGTCGTGCGCGTCAACGGCCTCGATTGGTTCATCGCCGGAGGCGCGACGGCGGTCCGCGAGTTGCGCGTGGCGCTCACCTCGGTGCCGCAACTCATGTGA
- a CDS encoding DUF998 domain-containing protein — MSEERGLLPDIAGRRELVGAWASLSLIHYFIVEAAAMAAWQGTPGYDRRAYVISDLGAAKCGQFNGHEVCSPLNWLMNASFVLQGLAMVLGAVLLSSAVLSVAAQPGQRYVRSGPGKVPWLAACAVRVLVLVAGIGQTIVGLVPEDTALAWHLTGAGLYFIAGPLALALLGLVWLRRTTMSWMVLLFGVVSSGATIFVLASALRVDEPGAIERTMAYPIILGLSLVGLVVAQRVHRERRIVRRSLNADAP, encoded by the coding sequence TTGTCCGAAGAACGTGGTTTGCTCCCGGACATCGCCGGAAGACGCGAGCTGGTGGGGGCATGGGCCTCCCTCAGCCTCATCCACTACTTCATTGTTGAAGCCGCCGCCATGGCCGCTTGGCAAGGCACTCCTGGCTACGATCGCCGCGCCTATGTCATCAGCGACCTCGGCGCAGCCAAGTGCGGGCAGTTCAACGGCCACGAGGTCTGTTCGCCACTGAACTGGCTCATGAACGCCTCCTTCGTCCTGCAAGGCCTTGCCATGGTGCTAGGTGCCGTGCTGCTGAGCTCGGCGGTGTTGTCCGTGGCTGCGCAACCGGGGCAGCGATACGTCCGTTCCGGCCCCGGAAAGGTACCGTGGCTTGCTGCCTGTGCTGTGCGCGTACTGGTGCTGGTGGCCGGCATCGGCCAAACCATCGTGGGACTGGTTCCGGAGGACACTGCGCTGGCTTGGCACTTGACGGGAGCGGGGCTGTATTTCATTGCGGGACCGCTGGCACTGGCATTGCTGGGCCTGGTATGGCTGCGACGGACCACGATGTCCTGGATGGTGCTGCTCTTCGGTGTGGTGTCCTCGGGCGCAACGATTTTTGTCCTTGCTTCGGCGCTGCGCGTGGACGAGCCCGGCGCCATCGAACGAACCATGGCCTACCCGATCATCCTCGGGCTCTCGCTCGTTGGCCTGGTGGTGGCGCAGCGAGTGCATCGGGAACGCAGGATCGTCAGGCGCTCGTTGAACGCCGACGCCCCATAA
- a CDS encoding putative bifunctional diguanylate cyclase/phosphodiesterase has product MNHEPQDPRLLALVEGVARIADGDLSTRIPVSGPRDEVAAVITGINLMADDLQAIYQELEDRVENRTAMLREAQIELERMALTDPLTQLANRTALNRALSHELAESERGELPPALLVLDLNSFKGINDTLGHGAGDTVLQVTANRLLAAVREGDTVARLGGDEFAVMLPKSNAAHARGVAKRILRAVGESIEIGEVRIICGTSIGLTVGEPGQSVDDLVMEADTAMYAAKAEQRSTVRVFEPALLYARRLQGLMISELREAIRTDQLVLYYQPVVELSSGRIEGAEALVRWNHPDRGLLMPDAFIPLAEETGIIIDLGYWVLRQAMRQLREWQDGPGVEEDFSMRVNISTTELQSLDLIEHVREVLAETGVEAARLVIELTESMALNGSDIDKYSLTGLRRLGIRLEIDDFGTGYSSISYLRNLPVNVVKIDRSLIQGLGTDDKERDFVAAVLQLIHACGMQAVAEGIETADQAAELSRLGCASGQGYYFGRPMPPEKFAELLRGA; this is encoded by the coding sequence GTGAATCATGAGCCCCAGGATCCACGACTCCTTGCCCTCGTTGAAGGGGTAGCCCGGATTGCGGACGGCGACCTCAGCACACGGATCCCGGTCTCGGGTCCGCGAGACGAAGTGGCTGCCGTCATTACCGGCATCAACCTCATGGCGGACGATCTTCAAGCCATCTACCAGGAACTCGAGGACCGGGTCGAAAACCGCACAGCCATGCTGCGCGAGGCCCAAATCGAACTCGAGAGGATGGCCCTCACAGATCCACTGACCCAGCTGGCCAACCGCACTGCCCTCAACAGGGCACTGAGCCACGAGCTGGCGGAGTCCGAACGGGGAGAACTTCCACCCGCATTGCTCGTCTTGGACCTGAACTCGTTCAAGGGCATCAACGACACCCTGGGGCACGGTGCCGGCGACACTGTTCTGCAGGTCACCGCCAATCGCTTGCTCGCGGCGGTCCGCGAAGGAGACACGGTGGCCAGGCTCGGCGGGGACGAGTTTGCCGTCATGCTGCCAAAATCCAACGCGGCGCACGCGCGCGGAGTGGCCAAACGGATCCTCCGGGCAGTGGGCGAGAGCATCGAAATTGGCGAAGTGCGGATCATCTGCGGAACAAGCATCGGGCTCACGGTTGGCGAACCTGGGCAGTCAGTGGACGACCTCGTGATGGAAGCCGATACGGCGATGTATGCGGCCAAGGCCGAGCAGCGGAGCACTGTGAGGGTCTTCGAGCCCGCCTTGTTGTACGCACGCCGACTCCAAGGCCTCATGATCTCGGAGCTGCGTGAAGCCATCCGGACAGATCAGTTGGTCCTCTACTACCAGCCTGTTGTCGAGTTGAGCTCGGGCCGGATTGAAGGCGCGGAAGCGCTGGTGCGGTGGAACCACCCCGACAGGGGATTGCTGATGCCGGATGCGTTCATTCCGTTGGCCGAGGAAACCGGCATCATCATCGATCTGGGCTATTGGGTCCTTCGCCAAGCGATGCGGCAATTGCGCGAGTGGCAGGACGGCCCGGGGGTGGAAGAAGACTTCAGCATGCGGGTCAATATTTCAACAACTGAACTTCAAAGCCTCGACTTGATCGAGCATGTGCGGGAAGTGCTCGCCGAGACCGGAGTGGAAGCAGCCAGGCTGGTCATCGAACTCACGGAGTCGATGGCCCTGAACGGCAGCGATATCGACAAATACTCGCTGACCGGCCTCCGGCGCCTGGGGATCCGCTTGGAGATTGATGATTTCGGCACTGGCTATTCGTCCATCAGCTATCTACGCAACCTCCCGGTCAACGTGGTCAAGATTGACCGGTCCCTGATCCAGGGCTTGGGCACGGACGACAAGGAACGTGACTTTGTGGCGGCGGTTCTTCAGCTCATCCACGCCTGCGGAATGCAGGCGGTTGCTGAGGGTATCGAAACGGCAGACCAAGCGGCTGAGCTTTCCCGTCTCGGTTGTGCCAGCGGCCAGGGGTACTACTTCGGCCGGCCCATGCCACCGGAGAAATTCGCGGAACTGCTGCGCGGCGCCTGA
- a CDS encoding DUF7793 family protein, with translation MSAQTLPAQESRLPDGALHVSSETVFGVTEQITVDLSQDGIVEVTLPPNTVVRSPEARAAAAAVRAFAEGRRLPLLLTVTGVLSVTNEARLAYTNSVFVSACALLGESPVDRVIAHYLLRAKPESVPARFFTSEAEARDWLRERHRES, from the coding sequence ATGAGCGCCCAGACCCTGCCTGCCCAGGAATCCCGGCTTCCCGATGGTGCGCTTCATGTTTCTTCGGAAACGGTCTTCGGTGTTACGGAACAGATCACGGTCGACTTGTCGCAAGACGGCATCGTTGAGGTCACCCTGCCGCCCAACACCGTGGTCCGCTCGCCGGAGGCCCGGGCTGCCGCCGCGGCCGTCCGGGCTTTTGCGGAAGGACGGAGGCTGCCACTGCTGCTGACGGTGACCGGAGTGCTGTCAGTGACGAACGAGGCGCGCCTGGCTTACACGAATTCAGTGTTTGTTTCGGCATGTGCCTTGCTGGGGGAAAGCCCCGTCGATCGGGTGATCGCGCACTACCTCCTTCGCGCAAAGCCGGAATCAGTTCCGGCGCGGTTCTTCACCTCCGAGGCGGAAGCCCGCGACTGGCTGAGAGAGCGCCACCGTGAATCATGA
- a CDS encoding DUF998 domain-containing protein, whose translation MGDQMTVPAAPGDYLPDLASTRSIIGGWAQLSVVQYFVAESAVIEAWRGPEAYDRRTGFISDLGAINCGIYEHRDICSPLHLLMNASFVVQGLGMLFGALLLSSALLCIAARPGVRIQQGAAYRKAWTSAVAVRVFTGISGLGTVIVGCVPEDLRSPLHLVGALMFFIGGAFALLLLGLLWLPHTPMSWFILVAGTVSLGALVVGGLTRMDVPEPGTLERLMAYPITVGFCAAGLVVAQRVREVRRTAARFARR comes from the coding sequence ATGGGAGATCAGATGACGGTGCCGGCCGCCCCCGGCGACTACCTGCCGGACCTGGCCTCGACCCGATCGATCATTGGCGGCTGGGCGCAGTTGAGCGTGGTGCAGTATTTCGTGGCCGAATCGGCAGTGATCGAAGCCTGGCGCGGGCCCGAGGCGTACGATCGCCGGACTGGTTTCATCAGCGACCTTGGCGCCATCAACTGCGGGATCTACGAGCACCGTGACATCTGTTCGCCGCTCCATCTGCTCATGAATGCGTCCTTTGTGGTGCAGGGCCTTGGAATGCTGTTTGGGGCGCTGCTGCTCAGCTCCGCGCTCCTGTGTATAGCGGCCCGTCCCGGTGTGCGGATCCAGCAAGGCGCCGCCTATCGCAAAGCGTGGACGTCCGCCGTCGCGGTCCGCGTTTTCACGGGCATCTCCGGGCTGGGAACTGTCATTGTCGGGTGTGTGCCGGAAGACCTCAGGTCTCCCTTGCATCTTGTTGGCGCACTCATGTTCTTCATCGGCGGAGCGTTCGCCCTGTTGCTCCTCGGGCTGCTCTGGCTGCCGCATACGCCCATGAGTTGGTTCATTCTCGTGGCTGGAACGGTGTCGCTGGGCGCCCTCGTGGTGGGCGGCCTGACCCGGATGGATGTCCCGGAACCCGGAACCTTGGAACGCCTGATGGCCTATCCGATCACCGTCGGATTTTGCGCTGCGGGGCTGGTGGTGGCGCAACGGGTCCGGGAAGTACGACGGACAGCGGCGCGGTTTGCAAGACGCTGA
- a CDS encoding DUF6314 family protein, whose product MKDQPHRSSPTQDLRAYLLGSWTVDRSLWDRASGTRGAFTGVVRYSKTPDGGLLLREDGTMTWPTHTGPAFREYLLKPSDSPAAMDVYFPDGKPFHRMSFTAHANQDRHWCDPDDYKVSYLWGGPDAFSFAWDVHGPAKDLLLESQLRRER is encoded by the coding sequence TTGAAAGACCAGCCGCACAGATCGTCTCCGACGCAAGACCTGCGGGCCTACCTGCTGGGCAGCTGGACCGTGGACCGGTCCCTGTGGGACAGGGCGAGCGGCACTCGTGGCGCGTTCACCGGCGTCGTGCGCTATTCAAAAACCCCCGACGGCGGGCTCCTCCTCCGCGAAGACGGCACCATGACCTGGCCCACCCACACCGGCCCGGCCTTCCGCGAATACCTCCTGAAGCCTTCGGACTCGCCCGCCGCGATGGACGTCTACTTCCCTGATGGCAAACCCTTCCATCGCATGAGCTTCACAGCTCATGCCAACCAAGACCGTCACTGGTGCGATCCTGATGACTACAAAGTCAGTTACCTCTGGGGCGGGCCGGATGCCTTTAGCTTCGCCTGGGACGTCCACGGACCAGCCAAGGATCTGCTGCTGGAATCGCAGCTGAGGAGAGAACGATGA
- a CDS encoding NUDIX hydrolase produces the protein MTPDSPAKDLIVVSAVCVYDDAGRLLTVRKRGTEKFMHPGGKPEPGETAAEAASRELAEEVGIAIDPADLQPLGSWLAVAANEAATDIEATVFIAPGTWEAHPSAEIAEIRWLDLTVELPDDLAPLLTDHVLPMLAKR, from the coding sequence ATGACCCCTGACAGCCCAGCCAAGGACCTGATCGTAGTCAGCGCGGTCTGCGTCTACGACGACGCCGGGCGGCTGCTGACGGTCCGAAAGCGCGGCACGGAGAAATTCATGCACCCGGGAGGCAAGCCGGAACCCGGCGAAACGGCGGCCGAGGCGGCATCCCGCGAGCTGGCCGAGGAAGTCGGAATCGCCATCGACCCCGCGGACCTGCAGCCCTTGGGCAGCTGGCTCGCCGTCGCCGCCAATGAGGCCGCCACGGACATCGAGGCCACCGTCTTCATCGCTCCGGGCACCTGGGAGGCCCATCCCTCGGCCGAAATAGCAGAGATCCGCTGGCTGGACCTCACGGTTGAACTTCCGGACGATCTGGCCCCGCTCCTGACGGACCATGTCTTGCCGATGCTTGCGAAAAGATGA
- a CDS encoding glycosyltransferase family 2 protein codes for MQSIVQRRRAAEDGRAAEDGRATEEPGGERTKFRDTPREVRAYSAAGIAAWAAQLGPPAPEAPRSRRMARTGGLVSIAALLLYLTWRISFTMPLGGWDHVIAWTLVTFEALPLVGLVLKSITLWNIDCHAPEPVAEPPNGMRVAVLIPTYNEPVEVLAPTIAAACALQPNHETWVLDDGSRPWVDEMCASFGARFVTRTEHDHAKAGNMNHALDLMAAEEAAGKDPIDIIAVLDCDHVPLPTFLTATLGWFADEEIALVQGPQAFYNSGAFDDDGISGEQGLFFNVLMPSRNVPGAGPFWCGSTSLLRVKALREVGGVATETITEDMHTTLKLIRIGRKTVYHHQTLAVGLAPATADQYLLQRRRWGMGAMQILTYERLWAAKSWMTWRNFQEYINGTLWWLEGIATLIAFIIPMAVMISGAQTSTAGPVEFTLAFGAMFWVRLWGAKRLMRHQIHWPTAFALRIFRVPVGMACLWWLVSRKTLEFQVTPKGAAELRLRGRAPWVLLVLIFIVAGIILYAAAGVLGWVPWRTSPGSTIAAGVWLVLAGVVLVLGTLRIRAAEFATSRRNAHRATINIPVTVEGVPGELLDISMGGAAVQVEADALPEAGRVHLALPGAKPIALDIVRVWSTSRNGRTASLQVHDGDWNAYRSLALWLFHTPDNVLPGFPPGVPAIATRESA; via the coding sequence ATGCAATCTATTGTTCAGCGCCGGCGCGCCGCTGAAGACGGGCGCGCCGCTGAAGACGGGCGCGCCACTGAAGAGCCCGGTGGAGAACGGACAAAGTTCCGTGACACTCCACGCGAGGTCAGGGCCTACTCGGCTGCGGGAATCGCCGCTTGGGCGGCGCAACTGGGTCCCCCCGCGCCGGAGGCTCCGCGTTCCCGCAGAATGGCGAGGACCGGCGGCTTAGTTTCGATCGCGGCTTTGTTGCTCTACCTGACGTGGCGTATCTCGTTCACCATGCCGCTTGGTGGCTGGGACCATGTCATCGCTTGGACGCTGGTGACGTTTGAGGCCCTCCCCCTTGTGGGGCTCGTCCTGAAGTCCATCACGCTGTGGAACATCGATTGTCATGCCCCGGAGCCGGTAGCCGAACCGCCCAATGGCATGAGGGTCGCCGTGTTGATCCCCACGTACAACGAACCGGTGGAGGTCCTTGCCCCCACGATCGCCGCGGCCTGCGCCCTTCAACCGAACCACGAGACATGGGTGTTGGATGACGGATCCCGCCCGTGGGTTGACGAGATGTGCGCGTCCTTCGGCGCGCGCTTTGTAACCCGCACCGAGCATGATCATGCCAAGGCGGGCAACATGAACCACGCGCTGGATCTGATGGCCGCCGAGGAAGCCGCCGGCAAAGACCCAATCGACATCATTGCCGTGCTGGACTGCGACCACGTACCCCTCCCGACATTCCTGACGGCCACCTTGGGCTGGTTCGCCGACGAGGAAATCGCCCTTGTCCAAGGGCCGCAGGCGTTCTATAACTCCGGAGCCTTCGACGACGACGGAATCTCCGGCGAGCAGGGGCTGTTCTTCAACGTCCTCATGCCCTCACGCAACGTTCCCGGCGCGGGGCCTTTCTGGTGCGGGTCAACATCCTTGCTCCGCGTCAAGGCACTTCGTGAGGTAGGTGGTGTAGCCACCGAAACCATCACCGAGGACATGCACACCACCCTCAAGCTCATCCGGATCGGGCGGAAGACCGTGTACCACCACCAAACCCTGGCAGTGGGCCTGGCCCCGGCAACGGCCGATCAGTACCTGCTGCAACGCCGCCGTTGGGGCATGGGCGCGATGCAGATCCTTACTTACGAGCGCCTGTGGGCCGCCAAGAGCTGGATGACCTGGCGGAACTTCCAGGAATACATCAACGGAACCTTATGGTGGCTGGAAGGCATTGCTACCCTGATTGCGTTCATTATTCCGATGGCGGTGATGATCTCAGGAGCCCAGACCTCGACCGCCGGCCCCGTGGAGTTCACCCTCGCCTTTGGAGCCATGTTCTGGGTCCGTTTGTGGGGCGCAAAAAGACTCATGCGCCACCAGATCCACTGGCCGACGGCGTTCGCCCTGCGGATCTTCCGGGTCCCGGTTGGCATGGCCTGCCTCTGGTGGCTCGTCTCGCGCAAGACCCTCGAGTTCCAAGTCACTCCCAAAGGCGCTGCAGAGCTTCGACTCCGCGGGCGTGCCCCGTGGGTCCTCCTTGTGTTGATCTTCATCGTGGCCGGGATCATTCTCTACGCAGCCGCGGGAGTCCTGGGATGGGTGCCCTGGCGGACAAGTCCGGGCTCCACTATTGCCGCCGGCGTGTGGCTGGTGTTGGCCGGAGTGGTCCTCGTTCTGGGAACGCTCCGGATCCGAGCCGCCGAATTCGCCACATCACGAAGGAACGCCCACCGGGCCACCATCAACATACCCGTCACGGTTGAGGGTGTCCCTGGCGAATTGCTTGATATCTCCATGGGTGGCGCCGCAGTTCAAGTGGAGGCCGACGCGCTGCCGGAGGCTGGCCGCGTTCACCTGGCGCTGCCGGGGGCCAAACCGATTGCCTTGGACATCGTTCGGGTCTGGTCCACGTCAAGGAACGGCCGCACGGCGTCACTGCAGGTTCACGACGGCGACTGGAACGCCTATCGAAGCCTCGCACTCTGGCTTTTCCACACTCCCGATAATGTGTTGCCCGGCTTTCCTCCCGGCGTTCCTGCCATCGCAACTCGGGAGTCAGCATGA